The Cannabis sativa cultivar Pink pepper isolate KNU-18-1 chromosome 8, ASM2916894v1, whole genome shotgun sequence genomic interval aaagacgaagggagttcgggcttgaaggtgtttcaagaagtcagattcataaagtggattacaaaggattgcggcaatactttagagggagtctaaacttgtttaagtcaattgtctttgtaattttgatactttattaattgatttcattctctgggcgtggccccgtggactaggagtgttcgtgagaacactgataccacgtataaatctcttgtgtcaagttatttattttttctgcaaatattttatattctgcctgttcagttttgctgtagcagaattactttctgctgctgcaaacgtttacagtttttatattttcctatatacaactgacatttgcaaaaacacagttTTACAAATGCATAGAAACTCTTGATTCATTTGTGGGGAAAAACAATAGGAAAAAGCACAaaacatcttttttttttctcatttttatgcTGAAGCTTCATTCATTGCAGTACTGTATGAAAGCTCCATTATCCAATTGAAGAAGAAGGcaataacatatatactaaTACACGGAATATAGTTTGACCAGATTTGAAACACAAAATGTATAGTAGCCTCATAAATTTTGATCCGAAACAACtttctttcaaaatttataaataagtaATAATTTGAATGAGGAATAATGAATTACCGAGAATATATGGACGATGCACGGACCGGGCCGGAGAGGGATGACCGAGAGTATTATTAATTGGTCTTGGCGAATAGCGAATATCAATCAACTAGAGATAATAGACAATATATAGGAAATAAGAGAAAAAAGAGAACAAGCTTCAGGTATCCAATCTCAGCCGAAAACAatatattgcaagaaaaaaataaagaaaacttaCCAATGCGAGACCAACGGGGTTGTGGTGCCGTCGTCGAGTTGGGTCACGTCGTCTTCGACAGAGAAGACGAGAAGGGGCTGGGTTgtgctagagagagagagggggctgTGAAGAGAGAGTGGGCTGAGCTAGGTTAGAATGAAAAATAGAATTGGGGGGAAATATAATTaagtacataaaaaaaaaattataggggTATACCCGAccgttttaaaccgtcgggtatacccctataatttttttttcgtatttatgtattaataaataataaccgTCGCCTATTGTTTTAGCTActgtttaaaaccgtcgggaatactcatttttcccgacggttttaaacagttacttaatttttttagtgacGGTCCCCGAAAAAAATCGTTTTCAAAACCGTCGCGAATTTGAATAATTGTAGTAGTATATATAAGAATGCAAAAAGAGAACTAGAGTTGAAAGGGTTCATGGATGATGACTATGCTTCTTATAGAGATACTAGAAAATCAATCATATCCTACGTGTTCATGACAAATCAGAAATGTATATGCTGGAAGGCTTAGTAATAGTACATGGTTGCTCTTTCCACCACAGAAGCAGAATTTATGGCTACTACGGAAGTGTTCAAGGAAGCTTTATTGCTTCAGAGAATTCTGTGAATTGAAACAAGTGTGACTGTGTACTCAAATACCTATTTATCCATCCATCTTTGTAAGAACCCAGTTATCATGAAAAGAGTAAAAAAATAGCTATAAGACTTTACTGTATTTGAGAAAAGATAGAAGAAGGattggttgaattagaaaagtTCAGATTAGAAAATATTAATCCTACTGATGTTGGGACTAAGGTCTTAACGGTAAACAAGTTTAAGTATTGCTTAAACTTGATCAATCTCAGAATTTAGTATACTGAGATATCTGGAACACTAATGATGATGGCTACATTCTTTCTTCATcacatttattatttaatttgaagaGACTAGGTGTAATTTGTGGTATAGTTCCTCCAAATGAAAAGGTctctgaaagttgttcatcttaATGGAAAGTTGGATGTCATCCAGAAGGGCGTTTCTGAAAGTCTAATTGTCCATCCTAAAGGAGTTTCCAGGGAAAGGCAGTCTTCATTTAGAAAGGAGTTCCAGATGACTAGTTGTTCCCTTCTGGAAGGGAGTTCCAGATAGTCAAATCCAGTGTCGCTATTCCTATCCAGGAAGTCCCTTCAGCGTACACTTTGGTCTATCTTCTAGGAAGTGTACATCTCATCCGGAAGCGCTTTAACTTGAGCTAACGTGGAGATATTCCTACAAGGAGTTTGTTAAGTTgtaaataacttaaaaatttatCTTTTGCAGCCACCGACTTTGAAATTTATATCCCTAATCTATAAATACAACTAACACTTATCATTTATAAAGATGAGTTTTAGGAAGTGACTTCAAAGTTGAAGattgagagatagagagagagaggtacgGAGAAAAGCGAGAGATTGTGTTTGGGATTTGTATTAAAAATCTTCTgtagatgaagaagattcttAAGTAAGAGTGTAAGAGATAAATATTTTGAGAGAATCTAAACAGAGAATCAATCTCGAGTGTAATTGTACTTTATTCTTACTCAATTAATAATAGCAATATCTTTAGTGTTCCTGAACTACATTCCCCATTAATCTAGAAAACTTaaactactatatatattactgttaattttattattttattgttttaatcaTGTTCTAATTTTAATTACTCTGTTAAAATAATCTTATCATTATTGAtagtttatttgttaaattttttgttgATTTGATTTAATTGTAGTTTCCCATAGCAATTAGCATTAATTTCCAAGTAAACAGACAAAAGAAAACTTCCAACAAGTAGGTAACAAGTAGTGAATGTTCTTCATACTAATCGTCTCTCCGAAATCACAGTTGATGACTTTCCCAGGTGCTGTCTTGCATGCACCACATTACACGTGTGAGTTCAGAAATAAGACATCTCTGCAGCTAAATCTGCATATCTGTCGACACTACAACAACATGTCTttacacacaaaaatatatccAACTTCTAACTAGTATATCGGTGCACTAAACGACACTACCTTTTAAATAGCAAGCGGCCGGTGTCGTTTTATACCTAAGGTTAGTATAAATACATGCTACAGAAAGAACCAGCCTTGTAGATCTTTGTCTCTTAAAGAAATATcattaataattagtatataccCTGAACAAAAATGAGGTCCAGAACTTTTCTTGTCTTAGGTTCTCTTTTAGCTGCTCTTCTCGTCATATCTACAGCGTTCGAGATTTACGATGATGGAAAAAAAGGTTGAATATACTCCGAAAACTCCCACTtcattttgttatatatatccTATTATACTTTCTTatcaaatttgatatttaacaaactaataataatagttataatcaaataattatattaattagtttaCAATATATAGTGTATACACATACGTGTAAAATTTGtgtatgaatattttatatatgtacttATCAACTTTCAATAGATAGACCCATTTTTATGGATTTtgcatatatatttaatatcatTTGCAGGAGAATTACTATCAGATGTAACATGTTTATTGAcattcatatttttatattaatttattgcaTAATGTTTTTTTATTCTAGCTAGTAATTTATCGACATTCATATTCGTATGAAGTCTAAATTAAATTTCTATACACAAAGGCTATTAGATGTATATAATTAAAAGTGTGTATGGCTGTATATACATAACATATATGAAGTTggtttcatatatattataataaagatGAGCATGAAATGTACGTACGGACACTAATTCAAGGCGATgggcaataataataatttaaaatttgaagcTAATAATCCTAATCATCCTTTTTATACGCATCAATTATATTATGATATCGTTTGGTGTGTAAAGAATTTTCGTCTAATTGATTAGAgtgtttttatttgttaaaatacataaataagTTATATATGTGTGCGCGCGCGGGTGCCTCATTTttcgaattatttattttcaggTAAGAGTGAAGCAAAAGAAACGATACCAGGTGACGCCAACACGCTAGACTCCAATCTCCCTGGAGGAGGAAAAGGTGGTAGCCAAGGAGGTGGAAAAGGTGGCGGTGGAGGAGGACATGGTGGTAGTCAAGGAGGAGGGAAAGGCGGTGGTGGAGGAGGACATGGTGGTAGCCAAGGCGGAGGTGGTTCGGGTGGCGGTGGACAAGGTGGTGGCAAAGGCGGGGGTGGTTCGGGTGGCGGTGGACAAGGTGGTAGCCAAGGAGGAGGAGGACATGGTGGTAGCCAGGGTGGAGGAAAAGGTGGTGGTGGGGGTGGTTCCGGTGGCGGTGGACATGGTGGTAGCCAGGGTGGAGGAAAAGGTGGCGGTGGAGGTGGTTCCGGTGGCGGTGGACATGGTGGTAGCCAGGGTGGAGGAAAAGGAGGCGGTGGGGGTGGTTCGGGTGGCGGTGGACATGGTGGAAGCCAAGGAGGGGGGAAAGGCGGCGGTGGAGGGGGACATggtggtggcggccaaggtgGCGGTGGAGGAAAAGGTGGTGGGGGTGGATCTGGAGGGGGTAAAGGTGGCGGCGGTCAAGGAGGAGGAAGAGGTGGAGGAGGTGGTGGCAATTAGTTAAGTGATTATATAGCAAGACTTGCTTttgacacatatatatatatatatagataatgtAGTAGGAAGAGACAGTTGAATAGAGGTTGTTATAAAATCCTTCTGGAACGAAAGCATGTAAACACTGTATAAGCTAAAGCATATAGAATTATAGATGGATAAATAAATGCATGTATAAGAAAGAGGGTTCCTGTACTAAACTTCTGAAATATCGTAATCGGTACTTTATGCCTTATGGTTGTTTTAAGTTTTTTGATAAAAGGTTTGCTACAGgaatcatatatctataaaagTTTCCCTTCTCTTTTTATGGATTTcatttcatgtatttttttttttttccattttcagAATTACAGAAGTAAAACGCAAATTGTTTTAGTACAAGAATCTacaatgaaaattatttaaaatatcatttagcaccttaattaaattaattatgagtcaAACTAATTAGATTATCTGAATATATGGAAGGGAGAcaatagggtttttttttttttttttttttttttttataaagataACAAATATCTTCAATAACTTCTCATTAGGTTGATGTTGGTGCAATCCacctataattattttttttttctaattatgtttaattaaatgatgttatgttttaactttttttagATGAACGAGTGAGGTTATCATTActctaaataattatttaaatcttAAATATCATCTCCAATCAACTTAAACATATCTATACATCAATTACATTATGTATACTCTTAATACAAATTCTCAAAtcatattctattttttatacTACTTATTTTAGGCCATACACTTTTGATTCTATGAATCACATCTCTTTTTGTTCTATCAACTATTTGACTGCTTTGTACATGGTTATCATTCCAAAGAATCTCATTTCTGGCATGCCAAACATTGTATGCCAAAGCTGCTAGTGCAGCAGTATATACTCTGCACTTAAAGCTGCTGGTTTTTTTCTCTCTGCAGCCACCGAACCAGTTTGCTAAGAGATGTTTAGTGAGCATTCCATTGCAGCCAAGATTTCAGCTGCTACACGCATGCTGGTGGTGTAGTGCAGCCAACAAATAGGTGCTCCAAGTCTTCTTTTTCATTCCTGCAAAATAAACAAGAATGTTCTGCAATAATGTTAAATTTACAAAGTTTTTCTCTTGTCTTTAACCGGTCTTAAACAGCCAACACTACAAGAAAATAGGTCCTTTACCTACAAATTATTAGTGTAGGTAAAATTTAAGGAAATGTAGATAATGAGATTGACctacaaataaacaaatattttgtatttgtagataaaagattgtgaagaaaggtCTTCTCCTACACTTATCTATATTTGTAGGTAGAAAATATGGTGGACCCCACTACTTGATTAGATGATGATGATTAAACAAGTGATGTGGATTATGACATGTCATCCTATGTGGTATCCATGT includes:
- the LOC115700110 gene encoding uncharacterized protein LOC115700110; translation: MRSRTFLVLGSLLAALLVISTAFEIYDDGKKGKSEAKETIPGDANTLDSNLPGGGKGGSQGGGKGGGGGGHGGSQGGGKGGGGGGHGGSQGGGGSGGGGQGGGKGGGGSGGGGQGGSQGGGGHGGSQGGGKGGGGGGSGGGGHGGSQGGGKGGGGGGSGGGGHGGSQGGGKGGGGGGSGGGGHGGSQGGGKGGGGGGHGGGGQGGGGGKGGGGGSGGGKGGGGQGGGRGGGGGGNYHRTSLLRDV